One window of the Carnobacterium maltaromaticum DSM 20342 genome contains the following:
- a CDS encoding helix-turn-helix domain-containing protein, whose product MHSLKKATDFKTLFSQHQENLIEEELKLYLTELLSKKNVTKAEVMRKSGISEATGYQYFDGKRKPSREKLIALAIGFGMDVDETNDLLKKTGYAKLYPKHKWDAIVIFGMSHSQSLIEIDELLFDAQLKTFSEG is encoded by the coding sequence ATGCATTCATTAAAAAAAGCAACAGACTTTAAGACGCTATTTAGCCAACATCAGGAAAATTTAATTGAAGAAGAGCTTAAACTCTATTTGACAGAGTTACTAAGTAAGAAAAATGTCACGAAAGCAGAAGTTATGCGTAAGTCAGGTATTTCTGAAGCGACTGGTTACCAATATTTTGATGGGAAACGGAAACCGTCTAGAGAAAAATTAATTGCGCTAGCGATAGGCTTTGGTATGGATGTGGATGAAACCAATGACTTATTGAAGAAAACAGGCTACGCAAAACTTTACCCAAAACATAAATGGGATGCCATCGTTATTTTTGGGATGAGTCATAGTCAGAGCTTAATTGAAATAGACGAGTTATTATTTGATGCGCAATTAAAAACTTTTTCGGAGGGGTAA